The Chanodichthys erythropterus isolate Z2021 chromosome 1, ASM2448905v1, whole genome shotgun sequence genome segment GTTGTGATCGAAGAAAAAAAGTTTGGCTATCTTTATGGAATAATCCACTAATGTGCTGAGATACAAATTCTCAGTTGCATGTGCAATCGAGCATGTCTGGAAAACTCATGAATATTCATGTAAGCTTCGCCTTCAGAAACCGAAAATCGCATAACACTGGTTCTTTTTTAGTGGACCGGTCAAACCAGTTCACCAAATCGGACTGAATCATTAGAAACATTCAGCATCTCCAGTAACGGGTGCAAACTCATCAGGGATGAAAAAGGTGACAAAAAACACGAGACAcgacgagaaaaaaagttttaaagggatagttcacccaaaaattaaaattattccatgatttgctcaccctcaagccattctaggtgtatgtgtgtgccgggatatataaagttttaaatatggatatttttcttacaaaaacacatcccttcacttcaaaaggtctttattaacTCTAAGGAGTCTTATAgattctttctttatttttatggatggatgcaataAGCACACTGTAAAATGAAGTGTTCCCCACCCTTTAAACAGCTGCATATAAACCACATGTGAGATTAATAAAGATCAGTAATAACGCCAGAGCCTCACGTCATTTTCACCACCTTTATTATATTCAGACTAATTCAAGTACTGAAGAGATGTGCAATGATTGGTGGGTAAGCTATTGTTACGTTCCCCTCCTAGTCTAGGAGTTAGAAGGGAAGGTAACAAGAAAATAACTTATTAGAAAAGGTAACGCAaggatgaaaaaaaagaaaacgagGAGGACACACTTCAGCCTCAGTCTCAGAGGGAAAACACAACACCACTTTAAAGGAaagtcaaaatgtttatttacttaTACCAAGAGGAGAACATGAGGGAATAATTCTTCAGGAGAGAGTATacctaaaataacaaacaaaactggaGCTAACTACAGTTTAAGGAATCTACTTACCCTGCTCGAAAACAAagatgaaaaacaacaacacaaacttCCCTGAGCTCCCTCTTTAAACAATAAACAGGAGAAAACAATTATACACAAAAAAAGGCACTCTCTCCCTATGATTTCCAGGTAACCCAATAATAATTAAGAGTTAAATGATACAATACCTTCTAGTTACCCACACATGGATTGACCCGAAAGCAGGCTAAAGAATGATGCTAGCACACAGAAAAAGTATAGGCCCACACCTAACTCAAAACTGTTAACCCTCAGTCACACACAGTACACTCAGGCAAACAATCCAGTTTCCACTCTGAGGCTGGGGAGAAGTGTTCCTCAGCGCAGGATCTTCAGAATGCACTATTTATACAGCTCTGCTCAGACTCAGGCATGCTCACAACGAGTTGCAGCTGGTGGCAATTGACCTGAGTAAGAGAGTGAAGGAGAGAAACAGGGCAGGACACACACAGGGATATGACAGTGACACACCAAAACAATCTGGTACGTAACACCCCCACCACTAAGATTACAGACCATGGTTCAATAAGGTTTCTGTATCACCACCCCAACATGCACAGCACCTAGGTTGTCATCTCAACAGATCTGGACAGAGCGTCAGCCACAATGTTGTCTTTGTCTTTGATGTGCTGGATCTGGAGATTGAAATCCTGAAGCTTGAGAGCCCAGCGCAGCAAATGCTGGTTAGAGGAAGACATGTTGGACAGAAAAGTTAAAGGATTATGGTCTGTATATACAATCACAGGTAAAGCACTACTCCCAAGGTACACCTCAAAATGTTGTACAGCCCACAATAAAACCAATGCTTCCTTTTCAATTATGCTATATGCTAACTGGCCCTTTGAGAACTTGCGGGAGAAATACGACACAGGGTGTTCAATGCCTTGAGCATCCTCTTGAATAAGGACAGCTCCCGCACCGAAGTGGCTTGCATCTACCTGTAGCTTGAACGACAATTTGAAGTTAGGTGCAGCTAACACAGGGGCATTGCTCAGCAGGTCTTTAGCAGCTTCAAATGCTCAATCACAGTCACGGCTCCAACTAAACACTCTCGTTGTGCTAAGGAGGTCTGTGAGGGGAGCAACTACAGCAGAGAAGTTTCTGCAAAAACCTCTATAGTAGCCTGACATTCCCAGAAACCGGCGAAGCTCACGCTTGTTGTTAGGTTTAGGAAACTTAAGAATAGCTTCCACCTTAGCTTCCACAGGTTTCACCCAGCCATGGCCTACCTTTTTCCCTAGGTAGGTTACTGTAGCCTTACCTATCTCACACTTAGACAGGTTTAGGGTTAGCGATGCAAGTTTTAACCTTTCAAAGACTTTCTCCAAGGTTTTAATGTGGTCTTTCCATGACTCAGTATAGACTATGATATCGTCAAGGTAAGCATCACAATTAGGTACATCACCCAACACAATATGCATCAGCCTCTGAAAAGTGGCTGGTGCATTTCTCATTCCGAAGGCAAGGACAGAGTATTCTAGGAAGTAATCTGGCGTAACAAATGCAGAAACTTCGGCAGCACGGGAAGTGAGGGGCACCGGCCAGTAACCCTTTAATACGTCAAGTTTTGTAACAAACTTGGCTGATCCCACCCGATCTACGCAATCCTCCATACGGGGGAGTGGAAAAGAGTCAGGCTTCGTTACTGCGTTCACTTTACGAAAGTCAGTACAAAACCGGTATGTGCCATCTGCTTTTGGAACTAACAGACACGGTGAGCTCCATGGGCTCTGACTATGCTGAGCCAGGCCGTGCTGTAACATGTATCCGACTTCGGTTTTCATTATGTGACGCTTACTTGGGTTAACTCTGTAGGAGTGCTGCTTGATTGGTTTAGCGGAGCCCACATTGATGTCATGCTCAAGCACAGTGGTTCTCCCTGGCACATCAGAAAATAGGGGTGAGTACCGATGCATTAGTTGGATAATCTGATCAGACTCACCAGGTTCTAGATGTGAGAGAAAAGAAGGCAGATCTTTCAACACATCAGAATTTTGTAGTCTCTTACCATCTTGTTCAGTAACTTGCAAGGCTACAGCAACTGGTAAAGGCACAGACACAGGGTTACATGGGGTTTCAGACTGAGAGTCACGCATAAACCTTTTAAGCATGTTAATGTGGCACACTCTAGTTTTACGCCGCCTATCTGGGGTGCTGACAACATAGTCTGTTTCACTGAGTTTCTCCTTCACAGAGTAGGGACCTGTAAACCTAGCATGGAGGGCTGAACCAGGTTCCAGAAGAAGTACAAGAACTTCGGCTGAAAACTACGAGAAACGCTTTTTTTGTCGTAGCGTTCTTTCATTTTAGACTGGGTTGTGACCAAATGTTCCCTAGCCAGATCACGAGCTCTGTGCAACCATTCTCGAAATTAACTTACATAATCAAGGACGGTTATAGGCATTGCATCTTTAGCTAGCAATTGTTCGCTCAACACTTTAAGCGGGCCCCGCACCGTGTGACCAAAGACAAGATCTGCGGGACTGAACCCAAGGGATTCTTGCTCTGCTTCCCTAACAGCAAACATCAAGAATGGTAAACTCTCTGCCCAGTCTTTACCACTAGCAAGACAGTAAGTACGTAACATCATCTTGAGAGTTTGGTGGAACCTTTCCACAGCACCTTGCGATTGTGCGTGGTATGCACTCGACAGTTCATGTCTAATTCCGAACTGAGTTAGAGTCtgtgtgaacagttttgaagaaaaatttgTACCCTGGTCAGTTTGTATGACCTTTGGCAATCCAAAAACAGTACAAAACTTGATCAGTTCACGGACAATGATGTGGGTTTTTATAGAGCGCAGAGGAATCGCTTCGGGGAAACGTGTAGAAGTACACATTATGgacagaatgtatttgtgaccAGATTTTGATTTAGGCAAAGGGCCCACGCAGTCCAACAACAGGCACTCAAAGGGTTCGTGCATAACAGGGATAGGCCGCAACGGAGCAAGAGGAAGTTTTTGGTTCGGTTTTCCAGCTATTTGACAAGCAGCACACAAGCGGCAGAACTTAGATACAGCCGACTTCAGCCCTGGCCAGAAAAAGTAGCGGGACACTCGTTTGAACGTCTTGGTAACTCCCAAGTGTCCTGAGAGTACATGTTCATGAGCGATTTTCAGTACAGGCTCCCTATACTGTTGAGGCAGAACGATTTGCTGAATTTCATTAAGGGAAGAACGAGCAAGGGGTCTCCACTTCCGCATTAAAACTTCCCCTTGCCAAAAAAACCTTACTTTATCATGAGGCTTTCTTTTGAAATTCGCAACAGTCCCAATAAGGGTTGCTAAAGAGGGCTCTTGTTCTCTGAGCAATTGCCAATTGTTCCCTGCCCACTTCTAAAATAGGCTTTAGTTCAGGTACAAAAGCCACTTCGCAGGTTCCTGTAACTTCAGCCTTTTCACATCTTTCACACTTTCCTTTCCACTTCCTGTGAAGTGATGCATCCATGTTCCCGTATTCCCTGTTCTGTCCACGTCGCAGGGCACTTACGGTCGAATGGAACGCACTTGAGGGTTTTAGTGGTGCTTTCTGTGTGTTAATATTTCTTCGACTTTTGTCAATTCTTGTGTAAGACTCTCTTGTGTAATGTAAGTCAGTTATGCTATCTGCACATCATAGACAcacctagacaaaacaagaACTAGGCCTTGGACACACttatacactcacacaaacatttgaacatctttattcatctatatttcttacagttttttttcaattgctaacatacttttgtccaatctttagtcacattttcaaaactctaaacacatttagcagaaCATCCGTCTGTTGTGGCCATACTATTAACACAATCCATgttgttttcacacaaaatgcagtcaattaacacgtttctaaaatgcttacattttcttttgaTATAAGCTTACCtcataccaaaatcatggatctttctcatcttatttgcaaatgcttaaacacagaAAGTCAGAAATGAAGACCTAATGTTCCAATCATTAAATATAGGATAAAACCTATACTTCTGCAACAAGAgtattgaaaatatatataaaacatactgaaACAATTGATGAGCATTTTTAATTAGATCACTTAAATATTTGATTCCAGTCTCAGTAAAATAAGACTCTTTGAATCGGatttgttcagtgtgtgtgaagAACAGcacagaggagcagagagaaaaTAATATCTGGGTGAGGGAGAGGAATAGATGGAGGAGAGGAGAAGTTGGATCAGGACAAGTGAGAAGAAGAGgtagaggagaggagaggagaggagaggagaggagaggagaggaggaagAACGTGTGCTGGATTGAGCATCTCTATGGTTTTCCCCCTTACACATGATGAACCTatgaaagcttatttctgccgtaaatagaaaataaaaaaaggtaattgtgactttttatctatCAATTCCTAGTttatgtcacaattctgagaataaaagagtcagaattgtgagatataaactcataattgcaaaataaaaaatatttttgataaaaagtcacaattaccttttatgctttttttattctgtggtgtaaaaaaagcttccataataaccaaaggccatgtatgttggatttgttgttgatcaatggcagcaatttcatgttttcatttcagtaaaagctttaTACCACAATGATTCCACGACCATTGTTCCATATTTACACAATATGTGATCTGCACAGGGCACTAGCTACCAAGTGGACACCATCCCACCCTCATGAGAGCTCCATCAACACCACACACCCCCAGAAAGAGATTTTAACCAAGAGGGACACTGTAGTTCATCATAGGGGACTCATCTGACCAGTAGCTGCCCtgagcaattctgttactttcttcttcttcttctctttttcttctgcaCTCTCTTCTGTTCAacacacattcaacactcaaccaaaCATGTAAAAGGCTTACATGCATTATACTTTTACTGCAGTGAAACGAAACTGAACTATGAAATTCATATTTTCTGCAGgtagaactgaaacatgacagtaatgcagttttcataatgccatcaactgttagtattttgacagtcattgctttgattgactatatgttcatgttggatagaaaactagtgctagtgtttgacagaacgactcgattttgaatgtgttttgatagagttagtatgTGTAGAAAAGGTTTTCAGCGttttgaaatgtagagtttgtgtttatttaacaaaatatgattatgagcagaaaattaactatttggctaattgtgtgatgtaggtgtgttgctgtgttaagagattagaaaaagtactttaagtattgataaacgcttgttagcaattgaaaaaaaactgtaatatgccATATATGATTCTGCTCTCTAGATATGATCCGTGTGAATCGTTCAAAGTAAATCTTCACCTATTTTATCTCATCTTTCCAAGATTCGAGGAAGAAAACAGAACAGCTTCAATATGCAGTATTTATTTGAGGATTAATCCGTTACACATTCAGATTATAATGAATGAGACACAATAATGCTGACTAAAGGTCTGTCAAGCTGAATTATGCTGCCACTCCTGTGTCACTCCTGCACATCTTCATCGCATCTGCCTTCGTTCACAATAGAGATTTCAGTTCCTGATTCcctaaaaaaagagagagattaaAGTGAAGTTTAAAAGTGACTCTAAACTGATTTTAAACCTGCAGTACTTTGATTTAAACTCACCTGATGGCAACACACAGCGTGCATTCATTGCTGTATGTTTTTCCATCAGATCCACACACGGGTGCATACTCCCTTGTGCATGCGTTAGATGGGTAAAGCTCGCAGTTAGGCTGgtcacataaaaacaaacaaaaaaaaaaacaatattgagTTATTTGAACATTGAGGGAAATAATTCTACAGTATATATTTACtcacctctctctctccataAGACATGGCCACTGTTTGTGtcaagaaggaaaaaaaaggattaaagttattgttttttggACAAAGACAACATTTCAGTCATTTTTCAGTGAACCATCccttaaataaaacttaaaaatgtctgaatttgATTTAAATCttacacatttttcatttgTCCTACTTTAGCAAAAGTGAATTAAGACTTTATTGAACCAATGAAACTCTTCATTATGAAGCAAAACTATCGGCATCAGTGTATATCGCAGGTTCTCACGTGACAAATGATCCTAATATCAGTTTTAGTGAATGAAATCATGATATTACTCACCTAGGACACAGAGAAGGACGATGACTCCACGTGCAAACATTGTTCCTGACTTGAGAGTGAACTCACTAAAACTGACGAAATGATCAGTGATGAAATGATCCGCCTATTTATATCAGTACTGTATCCTCCTCTGAACTCAAGTAGTGCTCGCTGCAGAGCAAAATGACCTCCTGCTTACATGAATATTCATGAGTTTCCCAGACATGCGCGAAGCAGAACAACCTTCAATGAGCTCAGCTCGTTGTTATCTTCCTTATTTGTACCTTGTGATGTTTTAAAACTCTTTCATTAGTTGTTATCATTAAGTACATCACTGCCTGTAACAACTGAAataaacctgtataaatgtgtCTGAGGACTAATATCTAGTCAGAACAGGTAAGCTAACACATGTATCATCACACCAGTAGTCTATAGCTTACAGAAATATCATGTCCACagacacatatatacacatttatcgCAAGGTACAAAGAATAACAACGAGCTGAACTCATTGAAGGTTGTTCTGTGCCTGTCATTCAGTTACAGACGAATGCACAAAAcatgagagtaattaatgacaattttcatttttgggtgaactaaacctttagcTATACATGTTCTTACTATAGCGTTAGGTTTAGGATTAGTGTCAGTTGTGTGCAATTATGCAAAATTTATagtaattactatagtaactacatgtgaCGTGTAATAAGCACACTGTAAAATGAAGTGTTCCCCACCCTTTAAACAGCCGCATATAAACCACATGTGAGATTAATAAAGATCAGTAATAACGCCAGAGCCTCACGTCATTTTCACCACCTTTATTATATTCAGACTAATTCAAGTACTGGAGAGATGTGCAATGATTGGTGGGTATAAAGCTTTCCTTTCCACTTCCTGTGAAGTGATGCATCCATGTTCCCATATTCCCTGTTCTGTCCACTTCACAGGGCACTTACGGTCGAATGGAACGCACTTGAGGTTTTTAGTGGTGCTTTCTGTGTGTTAATATTTCTTCGACTTTTGTCAGTTCTTGTGTAAGACTCTCTTGTGTAACGTAAGTCAGTTATGCTATCTGCACATCATAGACAcacctagacaaaacaagaACTAGGCCTTGGACACACttatacactcacacaaacatttaaacatctttatatatctatatttcTTAATATGCCATATATGGTAGGTGTTGATCTTTGAGCACTGTGATTGGACGGCCTGGACATCGGTGATGATTCTGCTTTAAATACGACCCTTCTTCATGAATAAACCTGAGAATCTTATAGTACTACACTGTCTTTATATCTGCTTGATCATTCTCCGTCAGCGCCCGTTTCCAACTGATGACTTTGAGTCTACCTGAAAATGAATCTAACAGGGTGTCAAAAGCTCACACACCCTTAATGATATTCTGCTCTCTAGATATGATCCGTGTGAATCCTTCAAAGTAAATCTTCACCTATTTTATCTCGTCTTTCCAAGATTCAAGGGAGAAAACAGAACAGCTTCAATATGCAGCATTTATTCAAGGATTAAACCGTTACACATTCAGGTTATAATGTGTGAGACACAATAATGCTGACTAAAGGTCTGTCAAGCTGAATTATGCTGCCGTTCCTGTGTCACTCCTGCACATCTTCATTGCATTCGCCTTTCTTCACCTTAATTTCAGTTCCTGATTCCCTAAAAGAAGAGAGAGATTAAAGTGAAGTTTGAAAGTGACTCTAAACTGATTTTAAAACTGCAGTACTTTGATTTAAACTCATTCGATGGCAACACACAGCAGGCATTCATTGCCGTATGTTTCTCCATCAGATCCACACACGGGTAAATAGTCCGCTGGGCATGCGTCAGATGGGTAAGGCATGCATactaatgagaacattataGACTGTTATCTAGAAGTAGGGATTCAGGGAGGTCAGTAACAAAGTCTATTGTGATATGGGACCATGGACTTTGGGGAATGGGAAGTGGTTGGAGCAGACCTGCAGGGTCTTGATGTGAGGTCTTTGTGGTTTGACAGGCGATACAGTTGGTGATGAAGTTAGTGACATCTGCAAGCATGGTCTCCCACCAGAATTGATTTTGTAGGAGTTGTAGTGCGGCTGTGATACCCGGGTGGCTGGAACTGGGGAAGTCATGGACCTAATGTAGTCATTTGTCCCGGAGCTGAATGGGAACTAATGTCCGGTTAGGAGGGCATGTTGCTGGAGGTGCTGTTTGTTCGTTGAGTTGCGAAATTTCAGTCATGACATCCCATTGTACTGGGGCAAGTACTCTCAGTGCGCCTGTCGTGGATTCAATCGTTTGGCTGATCACAGGTACTCCAAGTTTTTGTGGTCCGTGAGAATAATGAACAGATGTCTCGCCCCCTCTAACCAATGGCGCCGCCTTCATTGCAAGTAATTCCCGGTTGTCCACATCATAGTTACGCTCTGCCGCTGACAGTTTACGGGAATAGAAGGCACATGGGAACATTTTAGCCGGATCACCTTGTTTTTGAGAGAGAATTGCACCAATGCCTGTactggaggcgtccacctccacgaTGAAGGGAAGCTCAGGGTCCGGGTGACAGAGGATGGGCGCTGACATGAATCGTTCCTTCAATTCTTGAAATGCTCTTACTGCTTCAGGTGACCAAGTGAGACGAGAGGATTGGCGCTTTGTCATGACAGTTAATGGAGCGGCGACCCCACTGAAGCTTCTAATGAATCGTATGTAGAAGTTGGCAAACCCCAGAAACCGCTGTAATTCTTTCAGGGTGTGTGGTTGTGGCCATTCCAACACTGGTTGTGGTTGTGAGTGTGATGTAGTGCAGGTGTgtgcaatcagtcccaggaatgagggcctatgggtaatgtagtccgaaTGGTAACTGATCAGTATTCCAGTGATGGCTCCCTCCGGTGGTCCGGAGGAGGAGGAGCCGTTGGAGTCACATTCGTGACAGAGTCTGACACAAAAGGTCCAGGATATCATCCACATTGACCCAGGATCGCTCCTCCGGGCCGTACCCCTCCCAGTCGACTAGGTATGGTAGTCTCCTACCCCAGCGCCTGGAATCGAGCAGTTCTCGCACCTGATAGGCTTCCTCGCCCTCGATCATCGAGGATGGGGGGGTACGGGCCTCGGTTCCCTCTGACTCTCTTCTTGGGTTTGAGCAACGAAACATGAGAAGTAGGAGAGACACGGTAATTAGCAGGTAAATCTAATCGAAACGATACTGGTGttatttgtttaataatttGAAAAGACCCTACAAACCTGGGACTGAGTTTTCTGCATGGAAGTCTCAGCCGTAAATCTCTGGTGGACAACCAGACGCATTGTCCTACGGCGTACTGAGTATTGGGAAGTCGGTGCTGGTTGGCCTGCATCTTCTGTCTTCTCGCAGCGCATTGTAGGTGCTGGTGAGCTAGATCCCAGGTCTCCTTGTT includes the following:
- the LOC137002687 gene encoding ovomucoid-like; amino-acid sequence: MFARGVIVLLCVLVAMSYGEREPNCELYPSNACTREYAPVCGSDGKTYSNECTLCVAIRESGTEISIVNEGRCDEDVQE